From the Pseudomonadota bacterium genome, one window contains:
- a CDS encoding RluA family pseudouridine synthase: MTSPQLQPFIISLQEEGERLDKVFQRKFPLLSFGRIQKAVRSGEVKVNGKKTEASYRVKKGDLLRVPPPFYASSEKRPFSSEIPPASFIEIKEFEKNILYENEDFIVWNKPFGFAVQGGTKVHKHLDNLLDRLVTAGRFTKENRPSLVHRLDKDTTGVLLLAKTRKMASFLAQGFAQKKISKLYWALCVGVPTSSEGKIKIPLLKKEISGTEKVVGDDKGKNAETLYRILDKVGDKVSWIALRPLTGRTHQLRVHCAHLGTPILGDGKYGSSQALQEENMASQKMCLHAFEMKLPLPTGEVKIFKAPLPPHMKVFFKEFGFETSQEFIKKSEGLFQ; encoded by the coding sequence ATGACCTCACCTCAGTTACAACCTTTTATAATTTCACTTCAGGAAGAAGGAGAACGGTTAGATAAGGTTTTTCAACGTAAGTTTCCTTTGCTTTCTTTTGGGCGCATTCAAAAAGCTGTCCGAAGCGGAGAAGTCAAGGTAAATGGCAAAAAAACAGAAGCTTCTTATCGCGTTAAAAAGGGAGATCTTTTGCGTGTGCCGCCTCCTTTTTATGCCTCTTCGGAAAAAAGGCCTTTTTCTTCAGAGATTCCTCCTGCGTCTTTTATAGAAATCAAAGAATTTGAGAAAAACATTCTTTATGAAAACGAAGATTTTATTGTTTGGAATAAACCTTTTGGATTTGCGGTGCAGGGGGGAACAAAAGTTCATAAGCATCTTGATAATCTTTTAGATCGGCTCGTCACAGCAGGACGCTTTACAAAAGAAAATCGTCCTTCTTTGGTTCACCGGCTTGATAAAGATACAACAGGTGTGCTTCTGCTTGCAAAAACACGCAAAATGGCTTCTTTTTTAGCTCAAGGATTTGCTCAGAAAAAAATTTCAAAATTATATTGGGCTCTATGTGTAGGTGTTCCAACATCGTCTGAGGGAAAAATTAAAATACCCCTTTTAAAGAAAGAAATTTCGGGAACGGAGAAAGTCGTTGGGGATGACAAAGGAAAAAATGCAGAAACGCTTTATCGTATTTTAGACAAGGTGGGAGACAAGGTGTCTTGGATTGCATTAAGGCCCTTAACGGGAAGAACACATCAATTACGTGTCCATTGTGCGCACCTTGGAACTCCTATTTTAGGAGATGGAAAATACGGATCCTCCCAAGCCTTGCAAGAGGAAAATATGGCCTCCCAAAAAATGTGCCTCCATGCCTTTGAGATGAAGCTCCCTCTTCCAACTGGAGAGGTAAAAATTTTTAAAGCACCTCTTCCTCCCCATATGAAAGTGTTCTTTAAGGAATTTGGGTTTGAAACGTCTCAAGAATTTATAAAAAAGAGTGAGGGGCTTTTCCAATAG
- a CDS encoding bifunctional (p)ppGpp synthetase/guanosine-3',5'-bis(diphosphate) 3'-pyrophosphohydrolase, with product MMRQFELVERVKAYDPSADEDLLNRAYVFAMKAHGSQTRESGDPYFTHPLEVAGILTRWKLDSATIATALLHDTIEDTPATFKDIQSLFGDEIAFLVDGVTKLSKIELQSDKSEQAENFRKLVLAMSKDLRVLLVKLADRLHNMRTLFATSREKRQRVSRETMEIYAPLAERIGMHEMRNELEDLAFSYLNPEAHARIVERLNVMRHKEEDAVSKIMEQLKEVLSIGGLHVSIFGREKTPYSIWRKLQKKNIEFEQLSDIMAFRVVVNTLEDCYQALGIIHSTYPMILGRFKDYISSPKANDYQSLHTTVIGPEDQRIEIQIRTSEMNDIAEMGLAAHWQYKDGKTELENAHRFKTTKGIQYPWVQKILNILETASSPQDFFEHTKMEMFEDNVFCFTPGRELITLPKGATPVDFAYAIHSEVGDHCVGAKVNGRIVSLRATLSHGDEVEIITTKNHAPSPEWERFVVTGKARAHIRRFHKHDRHEYIDVGRVLLSKALRKYGMTLTSADFEPVLKKLKISTKEALFQALGEGTLISRDVASLFAYENKSALTEESPEKSLSEHGLEQEEKIYEKAILRRQGRQTHSKKEVRAETPILGIIPRMVVSYAKCCHPLPGEPILGIVKTGTGIAIHRKECLVLLESPHPQKRFLDVEWNKDAKSENFIYVGRIRANVLNVPGSLGAVTTSFGILGANIANLKVIHRFPEYHEMLIDVEVKDVEHLKTLIAYLRNTKAIHSIERG from the coding sequence ATGATGCGTCAATTTGAGCTTGTAGAACGTGTAAAAGCTTATGATCCGTCTGCAGACGAAGATCTTTTGAATCGTGCGTATGTTTTTGCAATGAAGGCCCATGGATCTCAAACCCGTGAATCGGGGGATCCTTATTTTACGCATCCTCTTGAAGTTGCAGGAATTTTAACACGGTGGAAACTTGACAGTGCTACCATCGCAACGGCACTTTTGCATGATACGATTGAAGATACACCTGCTACTTTTAAAGATATTCAAAGCTTGTTTGGAGATGAGATTGCTTTTCTCGTTGATGGCGTAACAAAGCTTTCAAAAATAGAATTACAGTCAGATAAGTCAGAACAAGCTGAAAATTTCCGCAAGCTTGTCCTCGCCATGTCCAAAGATTTGCGTGTTTTACTTGTTAAACTTGCAGATCGTCTTCATAATATGAGAACTCTTTTTGCCACATCCCGTGAAAAACGTCAGCGTGTCTCACGGGAAACCATGGAAATTTATGCGCCTCTGGCAGAACGTATTGGGATGCATGAGATGCGCAACGAACTTGAAGACTTGGCTTTTTCCTACTTAAATCCAGAAGCCCATGCGCGCATTGTGGAGCGACTCAATGTGATGCGACACAAAGAGGAAGATGCTGTAAGTAAGATTATGGAGCAATTAAAAGAGGTGCTCTCAATTGGAGGGCTTCATGTTTCTATTTTCGGGCGCGAAAAAACACCCTATTCGATTTGGCGGAAACTTCAGAAAAAAAACATAGAATTTGAGCAACTTTCAGATATTATGGCTTTTCGGGTGGTGGTCAATACACTCGAAGACTGCTATCAAGCTTTGGGAATTATCCACAGTACCTATCCGATGATTTTGGGAAGATTTAAAGACTATATTAGTTCTCCAAAAGCAAATGATTATCAATCTTTGCATACGACAGTGATAGGCCCAGAAGATCAACGTATTGAAATACAAATTCGGACTTCTGAAATGAATGATATTGCAGAAATGGGTCTGGCGGCACATTGGCAATATAAAGACGGTAAAACTGAACTTGAAAATGCGCATCGATTCAAAACAACCAAAGGGATTCAATACCCTTGGGTTCAAAAAATTTTAAACATTTTAGAGACAGCTTCTAGTCCTCAAGACTTTTTTGAACATACAAAGATGGAAATGTTCGAAGATAATGTCTTTTGTTTTACGCCTGGACGCGAATTGATTACGCTTCCAAAGGGTGCTACACCTGTTGATTTTGCTTATGCCATTCATTCTGAGGTTGGAGATCATTGTGTTGGGGCAAAGGTGAATGGTCGGATTGTTTCCTTAAGAGCGACACTTTCACATGGAGATGAAGTTGAAATCATAACGACAAAAAATCACGCGCCTTCTCCAGAATGGGAAAGGTTCGTGGTAACGGGAAAAGCACGGGCACACATCCGACGTTTCCATAAGCATGACCGTCATGAGTACATAGATGTGGGGCGGGTTCTTTTAAGTAAAGCGCTTCGTAAATATGGAATGACGCTGACGAGTGCGGATTTTGAACCTGTTCTTAAGAAATTAAAAATTTCAACAAAGGAAGCTTTATTTCAAGCGCTTGGAGAAGGAACCTTGATAAGCCGTGATGTTGCTTCTCTTTTTGCATATGAAAATAAGTCAGCGCTAACAGAAGAATCTCCCGAAAAGTCTTTGTCTGAACATGGACTTGAACAAGAAGAAAAAATTTATGAAAAAGCGATTCTGAGGAGACAAGGGCGCCAGACACACTCTAAAAAAGAAGTACGTGCTGAGACACCCATCCTGGGAATTATTCCAAGAATGGTTGTTTCTTATGCAAAATGTTGCCATCCTCTCCCAGGTGAGCCCATCCTTGGGATTGTAAAAACGGGGACGGGGATTGCGATCCACCGAAAAGAATGTCTTGTGCTTTTAGAATCGCCTCACCCTCAAAAGCGTTTTCTGGATGTCGAATGGAATAAGGATGCAAAATCGGAAAATTTTATCTATGTTGGTCGAATTAGAGCGAATGTCTTAAATGTTCCTGGGAGTTTAGGGGCTGTGACAACGTCTTTTGGGATTTTGGGCGCAAATATTGCAAACTTGAAAGTTATTCATCGCTTTCCAGAGTATCATGAAATGTTAATTGATGTGGAAGTAAAAGATGTTGAACATCTTAAAACATTGATTGCATATTTAAGAAATACAAAAGCCATTCATTCCATTGAACGAGGTTAA
- a CDS encoding ATP-binding protein, with protein MKNLKRCLDLYLPIGQSSFLWGARKTGKSTYLKQTYPNSLYFDVLLSEVYYQFLETPQFLRQELMLLPESQRMSPVIIDEIQKVPLLLDEIHWMIENLKPLSFILCGSSSRRLRKEGVNLLGGRAWRHTFMPLIFPELPFFDLIHIFKTGLLPAHFLSPTTAINSIKSYVQGYLIQEIQFEGSVRNLKAFIRFLELMASTHGELINYANIARDCGVDAKTIKGYFEILEEMFLGTFVDVFSDKPGRHLMTAHPRFYFFDVGIANFLCGRSINNLRGSDAGRAFEHYLFYELNAYRYRKEKEYDLQTWRTKSGLEVDFILDRGRVAIESKMTTAVQKKDLIGLLEFHKLGFKTDLYIVCLEPRPRLITIDNVPIRVYPIKHFLEKLWMNEIL; from the coding sequence ATGAAAAACTTAAAACGTTGTTTAGACCTCTATTTGCCTATTGGACAGTCATCATTTTTATGGGGCGCGCGAAAAACAGGTAAGTCAACATATTTAAAACAAACTTATCCAAATTCACTTTATTTTGATGTGCTTCTCTCAGAAGTGTATTATCAATTTCTCGAGACCCCTCAGTTTTTACGCCAAGAATTAATGTTGTTGCCTGAATCTCAGCGTATGTCTCCAGTTATTATTGATGAAATTCAAAAAGTACCTCTTTTGCTCGATGAAATTCATTGGATGATCGAAAATCTTAAACCCCTTTCATTCATTCTTTGCGGGTCAAGTAGTCGACGACTCAGAAAAGAAGGTGTAAATCTTTTAGGAGGTCGAGCTTGGCGACATACTTTTATGCCTCTTATTTTCCCAGAACTTCCTTTTTTTGATTTGATCCATATTTTTAAAACGGGGCTTTTACCTGCACATTTTTTGTCTCCTACAACAGCCATTAACTCTATAAAATCATATGTGCAAGGTTATTTAATACAAGAAATTCAATTTGAAGGTTCTGTTCGTAATTTAAAAGCATTTATACGATTTTTAGAGTTGATGGCTTCAACACATGGTGAGCTTATAAATTATGCTAATATAGCGCGCGATTGCGGTGTTGATGCAAAGACCATTAAAGGGTACTTTGAAATCTTAGAGGAAATGTTTTTGGGAACATTTGTAGATGTATTTTCAGATAAACCAGGGCGTCATTTGATGACAGCACATCCTCGATTTTATTTTTTTGATGTAGGAATTGCAAATTTTTTGTGTGGCCGTTCAATTAATAATTTACGAGGTTCAGATGCTGGAAGAGCATTTGAGCATTATCTTTTTTATGAGTTAAATGCTTACAGATATCGAAAAGAAAAAGAGTATGATCTACAAACATGGCGAACAAAATCTGGACTAGAGGTAGATTTTATTTTAGATAGAGGTCGTGTCGCAATTGAATCAAAAATGACGACAGCTGTTCAAAAAAAAGATCTAATTGGATTGTTAGAATTCCATAAACTTGGATTTAAAACAGATCTTTATATTGTATGTTTAGAGCCAAGACCTCGACTTATAACGATAGATAACGTCCCAATTCGTGTATACCCCATCAAACATTTTCTTGAAAAGCTATGGATGAATGAAATTCTTTAG
- a CDS encoding 3-deoxy-manno-octulosonate cytidylyltransferase codes for MSLSSNAIILIPARLQAQRFPRKPLAMLSGKPMILHVLEAVKKSGIGDIIVAAAETELQEVVEKAGFSCVLTDPNHPSGSDRIFEALQRVDPFGQKEIIVNVQGDLPVLDMAMIPLLLDTFKNPHVDIATAVTPFKENENPEDPNRVKAAVAWENNGNHGRALYFSRCPIPFKAQIYYHHIGIYAYRRHALEKFISYPVGFLENEEKLEQLRALENGMWIEAIKVDTSPLSVDTPEDLEYVEAYLKTKSFKG; via the coding sequence ATGTCTCTTTCGTCAAATGCAATTATTTTAATTCCTGCGCGTCTTCAGGCTCAACGTTTCCCGCGTAAACCTTTGGCTATGCTTTCTGGAAAACCGATGATTTTGCATGTTCTTGAAGCTGTCAAAAAATCAGGCATTGGGGATATTATCGTTGCCGCTGCAGAAACTGAGCTTCAAGAAGTGGTTGAAAAGGCTGGATTTTCATGTGTTCTAACGGACCCAAACCATCCTTCAGGGTCAGACCGCATTTTTGAAGCACTTCAACGCGTGGACCCTTTTGGACAAAAAGAAATTATCGTAAATGTTCAAGGGGATCTTCCTGTTCTTGATATGGCAATGATTCCTCTCCTTTTAGATACTTTTAAAAATCCCCATGTCGATATTGCAACGGCTGTGACGCCTTTTAAAGAAAATGAAAATCCCGAAGATCCAAATCGTGTCAAAGCGGCGGTAGCTTGGGAAAATAATGGGAATCATGGACGCGCCCTTTACTTTAGTCGATGTCCTATTCCTTTTAAGGCTCAAATCTATTATCATCATATTGGAATTTATGCATACCGTCGGCATGCTCTCGAAAAATTCATTTCTTATCCTGTTGGGTTTTTAGAGAATGAAGAAAAATTAGAGCAATTGCGGGCGCTTGAAAATGGAATGTGGATTGAAGCCATCAAGGTTGACACTTCACCTTTAAGTGTCGATACCCCAGAAGATTTAGAATACGTGGAAGCCTATTTAAAAACAAAATCGTTTAAAGGATAA
- a CDS encoding ABC transporter substrate-binding protein, with product MISFLSSIFYKKKNFLFFLFCLLGCLFLKDARKEGFCAPLSQGFSIHKSPKYPSNFTHFDYTSPNAQKGGTLRLAVPGTFDSLNPFIITGVVGAGNNFVFATLMKQSQDELSTVYPYVAESYDLSPDGRSITFILSKDACFHDLTPITPEDIIFSFNILKEKGNPIFRNLFEDILKAEKVGQQGVKFTFSNKQNRELPLVLGTNLPILSKAFYTLHDFSKPSLLPPLGAGPYQYGSIEPGRSIILNRVPNWWGENLPVNKYMYNFNSIKFDYFRDPNVAFEAFKLGEIDFRQENTAKLWATAYTFPAFQKGLVIKREISHEIPLGITGFILNTRKKELQDPRVREAIGYALDFEWINKNLFHSSYTRHKSYFSNSPFASSGLPSKEELKILEPFKDKLPPRLFKEPFTLPTTDGSGNVRENLKKAHLLFKQAGYEIKSGKLIHLATGKPLKLEIISDVPAMEKISLNFIKNLRAMGIEAKFRLLDSSQYTERTNTFDFDILTGIIPQSNNPGNEQLNYWGSKASQEPGSSNYFGISDPIVDHLIDLVISAENYEELIERVHALDRVLLWGFYLIPHWSLKEFRYAYWNKFKYPSVSPLYDIGIESWWIDPILEEKLKQALKDS from the coding sequence ATGATTTCTTTTCTTTCTTCTATTTTTTATAAAAAAAAGAATTTTCTTTTTTTTCTCTTTTGCCTTTTGGGATGTCTCTTTTTAAAAGACGCCAGGAAAGAAGGATTTTGTGCACCCCTTTCTCAAGGTTTCAGCATTCACAAAAGTCCAAAATATCCTTCAAATTTTACGCATTTTGACTATACCTCTCCAAATGCACAAAAAGGAGGAACATTACGACTCGCTGTCCCTGGTACATTTGATAGCCTCAATCCCTTTATTATTACAGGTGTTGTCGGAGCAGGAAACAACTTTGTTTTTGCAACCCTTATGAAACAGTCTCAAGATGAGCTTTCAACGGTTTATCCCTATGTTGCAGAATCTTATGATCTTTCACCTGATGGTCGTTCCATTACCTTTATATTAAGTAAAGACGCTTGCTTTCATGATCTTACACCCATTACACCAGAAGATATTATTTTTTCGTTTAACATTCTCAAGGAAAAAGGAAATCCCATATTTAGGAACCTTTTTGAAGACATTTTAAAAGCTGAAAAGGTTGGACAACAGGGCGTTAAATTTACATTTTCAAACAAACAAAATCGTGAACTCCCTTTGGTTCTCGGGACTAATCTTCCAATTTTGTCAAAAGCCTTTTATACGCTTCATGACTTTTCAAAACCCAGCCTTCTTCCGCCCTTAGGTGCGGGGCCTTATCAATATGGGAGTATCGAGCCAGGGCGTTCCATTATATTAAATCGTGTTCCAAATTGGTGGGGAGAAAATCTTCCTGTCAATAAGTACATGTATAACTTTAATTCCATTAAGTTTGATTATTTTAGAGATCCTAATGTTGCTTTTGAAGCTTTTAAATTGGGAGAAATTGATTTTCGTCAAGAAAATACCGCAAAGTTGTGGGCAACAGCTTATACATTCCCTGCTTTTCAGAAAGGTCTTGTGATCAAACGTGAGATTTCGCATGAAATTCCCCTTGGAATTACAGGATTCATTTTAAACACGCGTAAAAAAGAGCTTCAAGATCCCCGTGTTAGAGAAGCGATTGGATATGCACTTGATTTTGAATGGATTAATAAAAATCTTTTCCACAGCTCTTATACCCGTCATAAAAGTTATTTTTCAAACTCCCCCTTTGCATCTTCAGGCCTCCCGTCTAAAGAAGAACTTAAAATCTTAGAACCTTTTAAAGACAAACTGCCTCCGCGCCTTTTTAAAGAACCTTTTACCCTTCCAACAACAGATGGATCCGGAAATGTTCGAGAGAATCTTAAAAAAGCGCATCTCCTTTTCAAGCAAGCAGGCTATGAAATAAAGAGCGGAAAACTGATTCATCTTGCAACTGGAAAGCCCTTAAAACTCGAAATCATTTCTGATGTTCCGGCCATGGAAAAAATATCCTTAAATTTTATTAAGAATTTACGTGCCATGGGCATTGAAGCAAAATTTCGTCTCCTCGATTCAAGTCAATATACGGAACGCACGAATACTTTTGATTTTGACATTCTTACAGGAATCATTCCGCAGTCCAATAACCCCGGGAATGAGCAACTTAACTACTGGGGATCGAAAGCCTCTCAAGAGCCCGGCTCTTCAAATTATTTCGGTATTTCTGATCCTATTGTTGATCATCTTATTGACTTGGTTATCTCTGCTGAAAATTATGAAGAATTAATTGAACGCGTTCATGCTTTGGATCGTGTTTTGCTCTGGGGATTTTACCTCATTCCCCATTGGTCTTTGAAGGAATTTAGGTATGCGTATTGGAATAAATTTAAATATCCTTCCGTCTCTCCCCTTTATGATATTGGAATTGAATCCTGGTGGATTGATCCAATTCTCGAAGAAAAACTTAAACAAGCTCTGAAAGATTCCTAA
- a CDS encoding 2TM domain-containing protein, giving the protein MKSTQNQNETSAHLRKREKFYKELTTYLICNLFFVAIWFFSGRGYFWPIWAMLGWGVAIGFSAAGFIRLSPKK; this is encoded by the coding sequence ATGAAATCCACTCAAAATCAAAACGAAACATCAGCTCACTTAAGAAAACGTGAGAAATTTTATAAGGAATTAACCACATATCTAATCTGCAATTTATTTTTTGTTGCAATTTGGTTTTTTTCTGGAAGAGGGTATTTTTGGCCAATATGGGCCATGCTCGGCTGGGGTGTTGCAATAGGATTTTCTGCTGCGGGTTTTATACGTCTTTCACCAAAAAAATGA
- a CDS encoding 2TM domain-containing protein, whose product MTTTRRTFTNQEDAVAYVKELSGFYKQVSLYVIVNIFFIVYWLLSGEDYFWPIWVILGWGTPLFFVAVDLQILPKSIQKTMNSILEALPLPFLKPEWETDQLNRLMRKKSVKTDNSSLVLTKKMAHKSVKKVKTVSASLADTAKVKPAKKTSAPKKKAAPKKAAAKKAAPKKASPKAPKK is encoded by the coding sequence ATGACAACAACGCGTAGAACGTTTACAAATCAAGAAGATGCAGTAGCATACGTAAAAGAACTTTCTGGGTTTTATAAGCAAGTTTCACTCTATGTTATCGTGAACATTTTTTTTATTGTGTACTGGCTTTTGTCGGGAGAAGATTATTTTTGGCCGATTTGGGTTATATTAGGATGGGGAACACCCCTCTTTTTTGTTGCAGTTGATCTTCAGATCCTTCCTAAATCAATTCAAAAAACAATGAATTCTATTTTGGAGGCCCTTCCTCTTCCTTTCTTAAAACCTGAGTGGGAAACAGATCAATTGAACCGTCTTATGAGAAAAAAAAGTGTAAAGACCGATAATTCTTCTCTTGTTTTAACAAAGAAAATGGCACATAAATCTGTTAAAAAGGTAAAAACTGTTTCAGCTTCGCTAGCAGATACTGCAAAAGTTAAGCCAGCTAAAAAGACCTCCGCTCCTAAGAAAAAAGCAGCTCCTAAAAAAGCAGCTGCTAAAAAAGCGGCTCCTAAAAAGGCGTCTCCAAAAGCGCCAAAGAAATAA
- the yejB gene encoding microcin C ABC transporter permease YejB has translation MLFYLLRRLLFIVPTLLGIMILNYIIVQAAPGGPIEQMISKIRGDSVSATARLEGEGFNDPFSGTADDFSQTSSESALYTKYKGARGLDPAFIRELEHLYGFDKPAYERLFLMLKNYATFEFGKSYFRGRPVAELITEKLSVSLSLGLWTTLIVYLISIPLGIAKAVRDGTKFDMITSVMIIIGYSVPSFMFALFLIIFFAGGSFFDLFPLRGLVSDNWQSLDWFHKALDYLWHITLPVTAMVIGGFASLTLLTKNSFLEEIQKQYVLTARAKGVSEPRILYHHIFRNAMLVVVAGLPAAVIHIFFTSSLLIEVIFSLDGLGLLGFEAAISRDYPIMFGTLYIYTLIGLFMNLLGDLTYTFVDPRIDFAGREG, from the coding sequence ATGCTCTTTTATCTTCTCAGGCGCCTTCTCTTCATTGTCCCAACGCTCCTTGGCATTATGATTTTAAATTATATCATTGTCCAAGCAGCTCCTGGAGGCCCCATTGAGCAAATGATTTCTAAAATCCGTGGCGATAGTGTTTCAGCAACAGCAAGACTTGAAGGAGAAGGGTTTAATGACCCTTTTTCAGGCACGGCTGATGATTTTAGTCAAACGTCAAGTGAGAGTGCTCTTTATACAAAATATAAAGGAGCAAGAGGCCTCGATCCTGCTTTTATTCGTGAGCTCGAACATCTTTACGGGTTTGACAAGCCAGCCTACGAACGTCTTTTTTTAATGCTCAAAAACTATGCTACTTTTGAGTTCGGAAAAAGCTATTTTCGAGGACGTCCAGTTGCAGAGCTTATCACAGAAAAACTATCTGTTTCTCTTTCTCTTGGGCTTTGGACAACCCTCATTGTTTACTTAATTTCCATTCCTCTTGGGATTGCAAAAGCTGTGAGAGATGGCACAAAGTTTGATATGATAACAAGTGTTATGATTATCATTGGGTATTCGGTTCCGAGTTTTATGTTTGCTCTTTTCTTAATTATTTTTTTTGCAGGAGGTAGTTTTTTTGATCTTTTTCCCCTGCGTGGCCTTGTTTCAGACAATTGGCAAAGCTTAGATTGGTTTCATAAGGCGCTTGATTATCTGTGGCATATAACCCTTCCTGTGACGGCGATGGTCATTGGTGGCTTTGCAAGCCTTACCCTTTTGACCAAAAATTCTTTCTTAGAAGAAATTCAAAAACAATACGTTCTCACTGCACGCGCAAAAGGTGTTTCAGAACCTCGCATCCTTTATCATCATATATTCCGAAACGCGATGCTCGTTGTTGTCGCAGGTCTTCCCGCTGCGGTTATTCATATTTTTTTTACAAGTTCACTTCTTATTGAAGTTATTTTCTCTTTGGATGGGCTTGGTCTTTTAGGATTTGAAGCTGCAATCTCGCGAGATTATCCGATTATGTTTGGAACACTTTATATTTACACATTGATTGGGTTATTTATGAACCTTTTAGGAGACTTAACCTATACTTTTGTTGACCCACGCATTGATTTTGCAGGGCGGGAAGGATAG
- a CDS encoding DNA-directed RNA polymerase subunit omega translates to MARVTVEDCTKIVPNRFDLVLLAAQRAREIAGGSAIKVSRDNDKNPVIALREIAGEKVSLETLCQGIIKGLQKVAEPEEAEEEILRVMAEEQNWVQNTENQSMQEEMQEDHLHFEDEADLSDEPAFTVAD, encoded by the coding sequence ATGGCACGCGTTACCGTTGAAGATTGTACTAAAATTGTTCCCAATCGATTTGATCTTGTCCTGCTCGCAGCACAACGCGCACGTGAAATCGCAGGCGGGAGTGCCATTAAAGTTTCCCGTGATAATGATAAAAACCCTGTGATTGCTTTGCGTGAAATTGCGGGCGAAAAGGTGTCTTTAGAAACACTTTGTCAAGGCATCATTAAGGGCCTTCAAAAAGTAGCTGAACCTGAAGAAGCTGAAGAAGAAATTCTACGTGTGATGGCAGAAGAACAAAATTGGGTTCAAAACACGGAAAACCAAAGCATGCAGGAAGAAATGCAAGAAGATCACCTTCATTTTGAAGATGAAGCCGATCTTTCTGATGAGCCTGCTTTTACGGTCGCTGATTAA
- a CDS encoding mitochondrial fission ELM1 family protein yields MSDNQKTCWQKTCWVITDGSAGMENQALGLAEALECSITVKRIRLKQFWTLFAPFFRGLKRFCFHKESESLSPPWPDLVLACGRRSVLPALFIKEESKGRSQIVYLQNPKISPKHFDVLICPHHDKVRGKNVIKMLGAPHRVTDFELKQGYQDFASLFSKYKGPRIGVILGGPNKVFNFSIKTVHTIIEDLLKLQRDSGGSLLISPSRRTPQNVVSLFQETFSHNPNVYIWDRTGKNPYFGLLAWSDALLITIDSVSMTSEACATTKPIFIIRLPGGSKKFSSFHEALIQMKRTQWFNGTFFTTPVPSFNETKQVAQHLKKLLKWES; encoded by the coding sequence ATGTCTGACAATCAAAAAACATGCTGGCAAAAAACATGCTGGGTTATAACAGACGGGAGTGCCGGCATGGAAAATCAAGCCCTTGGTTTAGCTGAAGCTTTAGAATGTTCTATTACAGTTAAAAGAATTCGCCTGAAACAATTTTGGACACTCTTTGCTCCTTTCTTTAGGGGCTTGAAACGTTTCTGTTTTCATAAAGAGTCAGAATCTCTTTCTCCACCTTGGCCAGACCTTGTCCTTGCCTGTGGTCGACGTTCTGTTCTTCCAGCCCTTTTTATTAAAGAAGAAAGTAAAGGACGCAGTCAAATCGTTTATCTTCAAAATCCTAAAATCTCACCTAAACATTTTGATGTTCTCATTTGTCCACATCATGATAAAGTTCGCGGGAAAAATGTTATTAAAATGCTTGGAGCACCGCACCGCGTTACAGACTTTGAGCTCAAACAAGGATATCAGGATTTTGCCTCTCTTTTTTCCAAATATAAGGGGCCTCGTATTGGTGTTATTTTGGGAGGTCCCAATAAAGTTTTTAACTTTTCTATAAAAACGGTCCATACCATCATCGAGGATCTTTTAAAGCTTCAAAGAGACTCTGGAGGAAGCCTCTTGATCTCTCCGTCTCGAAGGACGCCTCAAAATGTGGTCTCTCTTTTTCAAGAAACATTTTCCCATAATCCCAATGTCTATATTTGGGATCGAACAGGAAAAAATCCCTATTTTGGACTTCTTGCATGGTCAGATGCTCTTCTCATAACAATTGATAGTGTTTCCATGACAAGCGAAGCGTGTGCCACGACAAAACCGATCTTCATTATTCGTTTACCAGGAGGAAGTAAGAAGTTCTCAAGTTTTCACGAGGCTCTTATCCAAATGAAAAGAACCCAGTGGTTTAACGGAACATTTTTTACAACACCCGTTCCTTCTTTTAATGAAACAAAACAGGTTGCTCAACACCTTAAAAAACTTTTAAAATGGGAATCTTAA